In the genome of Globicephala melas chromosome 7, mGloMel1.2, whole genome shotgun sequence, one region contains:
- the TMEM177 gene encoding transmembrane protein 177, producing MAGPLWRATAFVQRHRTALLVGSCAGLFGAQISYHLFPDPVVPWLYQYWPQGQPASLSPELQSLFEEVQQDIGVPSGHRFKAFTTFTFQPVSAGFPRLPAGAVVGIPASFLGDPVTNTDRPVVVHGQRVDWQSPVGARLRDALTLSHDAQKFALAREVVHLESGAAALQALPAPACLVGTWALGVGAKHALGLYGGPMNLRAAFNLVAAVAGFVAYALSTDSLTHSLEAWLDRRTASLSAAYARGGVEFYEKVLSGNLALRGLLGRPGEKLYTPSGNVVPRHWFRIKHLPYTARRDSMLQVWRAALSPRSP from the coding sequence ATGGCAGGTCCCCTGTGGCGGGCCACAGCCTTTGTGCAGAGACACAGGACGGCCCTGTTGGTGGGTTCCTGTGCAGGCCTGTTTGGGGCTCAGATCTCGTACCACCTCTTCCCGGATCCTGTGGTCCCGTGGCTCTACCAGTACTGGCCTCAGGGCCAGCCAGCCTCCCTGTCCCCAGAGCTGCAGAGCCTGTTCGAGGAGGTGCAGCAGGATATCGGGGTCCCCTCGGGCCACCGCTTCAAGGCCTTCACCACCTTCACCTTCCAGCCTGTGAGCGCCGGCTTCCCGAGACTCCCTGCCGGGGCCGTGGTGGGCATCCCCGCCAGCTTCCTGGGTGACCCAGTGACCAACACTGACCGGCCCGTGGTCGTCCACGGGCAGCGAGTGGACTGGCAGAGCCCAGTGGGTGCCCGGCTGAGAGATGCCCTGACTCTGTCCCACGACGCCCAGAAGTTCGCCTTGGCCAGGGAGGTGGTGCACCTGGAGAGCGGGGCGGCCGCCCTGCAGGCCctgccagcccctgcctgcctggTGGGCACCTGGGCTCTGGGCGTGGGAGCCAAGCACGCCCTGGGGCTCTACGGAGGCCCCATGAACTTGCGAGCCGCCTTCAACTTGGTGGCGGCAGTGGCGGGCTTCGTGGCCTATGCCTTGTCCACGGACTCTCTCACTCACTCCCTGGAAGCCTGGCTGGACCGCCGCACGGCCTCGCTGTCCGCAGCCTATGCCCGGGGCGGGGTGGAGTTCTACGAGAAGGTTCTGTCGGGCAACCTGGCCCTGCGCGGCCTCCTGGGCCGGCCCGGAGAGAAGCTGTACACGCCCAGCGGGAACGTGGTTCCCAGACACTGGTTCCGCATCAAGCACCTGCCCTACACGGCCCGCCGGGACTCGATGCTGCAGGTGTGGAGGGCGGCGCTGAGCCCCCGCAGCCCCTGA